The Thiomicrorhabdus aquaedulcis sequence CCCGGGATGCACTACCGAAGCCTGTAGCTTTAGAGACAACATTAACCGCTTAATTGCACAAGATGCCGTTGTGTTAGGCATAAGCCTAGACACCGTAGAAAGTCATCAAGCTTTTGCCAAAAACCATAACCTGCCATTCGATTTATTGGCCGATACTGACGGTAAAGTTGCGGCCAGCTTTGACGCATTGCTCGATTTAAAAATGGTTAAGTTTGCCAAACGTCACAGTTTTATTATTAACCCACAAGGCAAATTGGCCAAAATTTATCGCGATGTAAACACCGATACCCATGTGCGTGACGTGTTAAAAGACCTGCAAACCTTACAAACACAACCTTAAGCGCCATCATTAAAGGATAACGTCATGTTAATACGCGTAAACAGTTTACTACGTTTGGCTTTTATAAGCCTTTTGGCAGGTTTTACACCAGGCCTGGTGAGTATGTCGGCGCAGGCCAGCACAACCAACTCAGTAATCAATCCAGTAACCGACATAATCAGCCAGCAAGCTACGGTAAACCTGGCAGGTCACTCCACGTCATTTACGTACCACAGTGCTGGTCTAGCAAATGAGTTGTCAGTGCCAGTCGTGTTACTGGGAGGCGGCCCAGCATTTTCTAGTTGGAATCTTACCCCTATTCAAGAGGGGTTAAAAGCACAACACCAAGTCATTCGCATGGATATGCTAGGGACAGGTGAAAATTTAATAAACGATACAAGCGCCATTTTACCCAAGTGGATTGCGCAAATAGAAGCGCTACGTGTTGCGTTAAAGGCTCCTAAGGTGGTGTTGGCAGGTCACTCTTGGGGCGGACTAATGGCCATGCTCTACGCGCGAGATTATCCAAACCATGTTGAGAAATTAATTTTTTTAAACCCTGTCGATCCAGAGCTTAAGGCCATGGAAGTA is a genomic window containing:
- a CDS encoding peroxiredoxin; the protein is MSSNVIAPYVLKKLWRLVASLSLILGVFVAWFIPQTAQASGLKLGDDAPLFSLTNQHLKTIELKALQGKWVVVYFYPKNETPGCTTEACSFRDNINRLIAQDAVVLGISLDTVESHQAFAKNHNLPFDLLADTDGKVAASFDALLDLKMVKFAKRHSFIINPQGKLAKIYRDVNTDTHVRDVLKDLQTLQTQP
- a CDS encoding alpha/beta fold hydrolase, with product MLIRVNSLLRLAFISLLAGFTPGLVSMSAQASTTNSVINPVTDIISQQATVNLAGHSTSFTYHSAGLANELSVPVVLLGGGPAFSSWNLTPIQEGLKAQHQVIRMDMLGTGENLINDTSAILPKWIAQIEALRVALKAPKVVLAGHSWGGLMAMLYARDYPNHVEKLIFLNPVDPELKAMEVLASEINHRQMAQGQNDFNDESNWDNNASSSEHSLEYLTLRQIKQVLPTYFYDYQKGVRYAEQFTANDFNLLLNVQAWQEYEKQTVHYNQTKHWTFPMYFMDCKYDTLMPYNLNAMQAQLNFKQVDILERCSHFPWEEEPQPFYELMHHYLKS